The genomic stretch ACTTCGTTTCTCTCaataaacacttttaaaaagcaCCGTGTAATAGTTCTGACCTAAACCTTCCCAAAATAGAGACTTTATTTAATAAACTTAATACTTTCCAAGCTTAAAATACTACCCGGTGGGTGCGCCCCCGGTGTCGGCAGCTGCGGCACAGCCTCCCAGGGGCGCCGGGGAGGGCGGCGGTCCGGCCGGGAAGGGGAATTCCGGGAGGGTAGGGCCGAGGGCGCTTCCAGGGCGGATGCCGGCAGACGAGACCCAGCTTGCCGgcggggaagtgctgctgctgccgcccctGCCCCGCGGCCCTCCCCGTGAGCCCCGGGACTCGCCGGCGCCGAATTCCCGCGGCGCTGCCCGCCCTCCTCCGCCGGGCCGTGGGTGCGGGAGGAGGGCGGGGGATATCACCTCTCTGTCCAGCTGCCCGTCCGTCCAACAGGGCCCCCATGCCCGCGGCGGAGGGCCAGTCTCTGCGGCCCGCGCGTCAAAAAGCCACGATGGCCGTGCTCCAGGGGTTGAGGGTCCGCAGCACCGGCTCGTCGCAGCAAATCTGTCCCGGCTCGGCGGACGCGTCGGTGGGTGTCGCGGCCGCCGTCGCCTCGCCGCCGTCAAGGGGCGCCCGCCGTCGGCCCTTGGGCTCCTTACTGAGCAGTCCCGAGAAGCTGGAGCCGAAGATGCTGATAAGGCTGGCGACGTTGCCCGTCTCCATGTCCTCCTGCTCGCCAGGCGGCGgctcctcctccacctctcGGCGGGGTTTCTTTACTGGGGAGCCCGCCTGGCCCCGCTCGCCGGCGCTGCGCTTCCGGGGGCAGTGAGGCGGCGGGGGGGCCGCGGCCTCAGCGGCGCAATCCGAGCGCTTCGCctcgccgcccgccgccgcgcagcagcagctacagccgCAGCAACAGCGCCGCGGCCGGGGGCCCTCACAGTCCGCGCAGGGCAGCCGCGAGCCGCCCCGACCCGCTTCGTCCTGCGGCGGCGGCGCCTCGCCGGCCGGCCAGCCGGCGGTGCAGGGCGGCTGCTCTTCCTCGGGGGACCCGCAGGCGACGGGGGGCGGCTCAGGAGGGCAGCCCGGCTCGCTGAGGTAAACCTGCCGGGCGCTGCGCAGCACCAGCGACACCAGGAGGTTCTTGTGGAGCTTGAGGCCGCCGCGCTGGCCCCGCGCGCTGT from Lathamus discolor isolate bLatDis1 chromosome 3, bLatDis1.hap1, whole genome shotgun sequence encodes the following:
- the IER5 gene encoding immediate early response gene 5 protein, coding for MEFKLEAHRIVSISLGKIYSARGQRGGLKLHKNLLVSLVLRSARQVYLSEPGCPPEPPPVACGSPEEEQPPCTAGWPAGEAPPPQDEAGRGGSRLPCADCEGPRPRRCCCGCSCCCAAAGGEAKRSDCAAEAAAPPPPHCPRKRSAGERGQAGSPVKKPRREVEEEPPPGEQEDMETGNVASLISIFGSSFSGLLSKEPKGRRRAPLDGGEATAAATPTDASAEPGQICCDEPVLRTLNPWSTAIVAF